From Demequina capsici:
CCTCGATCTCCGCGGCGATCGAGCAGCAGAGCGTCACGACGTCGGAGATCGAGCGCAACCTCGTGGTCGCGGCCGACGGCGCCAGCGAGATCTCGACCGCGGCACATCAGCTCTCCGACTCGGCGCAGGACGCACAGCGCAGCGCCGGCGAGGTCGGAGGCGCAGTGGACGGCCTCACGTCGATCGCAACCGACCTGGCTCTGGGCGTGGACATGTTCACCTTGAGCTAGTGCCAGGCGCGGAGGACCTCAGGCCGCTGAGGGCCGGAGGTCCTCCGTCATCGCACGGCAGGGGCGGTCGCATGCGCGGCCGCCCCTGTCGTCGTCCGTGAGGTCAGACCCCGGCGGGCATCCGGTCGGCGAGCGCCTGGAGCGAGGCCGTGGTCGCGTCGTCCAGGTGGGGGACGACGACGGCGCGGCCCAGCAGGGTGCCGTTCTCCAGGTGCTCGTAGGCGAGCAGCGCGTCGTCGAGCGAGAACCGCGTGACGTCGACCTCGATGTGGCCGGCGCGGTACAGCGCGGCCAGCTCGTGGAGCTCCTCGATGGTGCCCCAGTAGGTGTTGGTCAGCTCGGCCTCGTAGGGGTTGGAGTAGAAGTCCCACGACACGGGACCGCCCGCGATGCCGACCACGGTGATGCGACCCTGCTTCCCCACCACCTTCTGCGCGAGCTGGATGGTCGGAGTGAGGCCCACGAAGTCGAAGACGGCGTCGACTCCCCTGCCCTCGGTGAGCTCGCGGATGCGATCCGCCTGCCCCTCGCCGCCCTCGACGGTGACGGCGCCGCGACTGGCCGCGAGCGCCATCGCCTCGGGCTTCATGTCGGTGGCGATGACGGTGGCGGCGGTGGTGGCCTTGAGGATCTGGACGGCGATCTGGCCGAGGCCTCCCAGGCCGATCACGAGCGCGGTCTTGCCACCGCCCTGAAGCTTGTGGAGTGCGAGCTTGATCGCGTGGTAGGGCGTGAGGCCTGCGTCGGCGAGCGGTGCCGCGGCGACGGGATCGGCATCGCCGAGCGGCACGAGGTTGCGTGCGGGGACGGTCATGTACTCGGCCATGCCGCCGTCCTTGCCCAGGCCGGACGCGAGGAACGGGGTCTTGGCGGCGTTCTCGCAGTAGGTGTCCTGCCCGCGTGAGCAGGCGGCGCAGTGACCGCACCCGATCGGGCCGTAGACCAGGTAGGCGTCGCCCTTGGTCAGGCCGAGGACTCCCTCGCCGACCTCCTCGATCCACCCTGCGGTCTCGTGGCCGAGCGTGTACTCGGGCGCCAACTGGGGTCCTGCCGTGGTCTCGTCGAACTGCTCGTAGACGGCCACGTCCGAATGGCAGGCGCCGGCGCCGGCAACCTTGAGCAGCACCTCTCCGGGCGCGGGCTTGGGCCGGGGGACCTCGCGCAGGGACGGCTTGGTCTTCCATTCGGTGAAACGCACTGCCTTCATGGGCGGCGCTCCTTCCTTGAGGCGCCCACGGGGGAAGGGGGACGACGGACCGGGCGCCTTTGCTGGTCACGTGTCATGTATATGGATACACCCCGTGGGGCATGTTTGTTCCCCTTTCCCGAAGCGCTCTCCCGTCTCATGCGGATCATCCCTGCTATCACCGGGCAATGCCCGTGCAAAAATGTGTGACAGGTCAACCTCGCCGGTGGTCAACAACGGCGAAACATCACGGGCGTAGCCTCGCTCCCATGGATGTCGCCATCATCGGAGCCACCGGGGACGTGGGCCGCGCCGTGTGCAGCGACCTCATCGAGCACGGCGAGCTCGGGGCCGGCTCCCGCCTGCAGCTGGTCGGCCGCGCCGGCGGATCGTCCGAGGCGGCGGTGCACGGCCTCCGCGTGGACCTCATCGACGCCTACGACGAGAAGGCGCCGCACATCGACGTCGCCACCAGCCCGGACGACGTCGTGGCCGACGTGGTTGTCGTCGCCGCCGGCCGAACCATCCCCACCGGCACCGGCCAGACGATCGACCGCGACCGCCTCGCCGCCGACAACCGCATCGTCTTCGAGCAGTACGCCGACTCCCTCGCGCGGCACGGCAGCGGCCACGAGGTCGTCATCGTCGTGTCCAACCCTGTCGAGCTCGCCGTCGAGGTGTTCGCCCGTCGGCTCGGACACCACCGCGTGATCGGCATGGGAGCGTGGCTCGACACACTCCGGTTCCGCCGCGAGATCGCCGCGACGCTCGGCATCCGCCGCCAGCGCGTCAGCGGATTCGTCGCAGGCCAGCACGGCGACCGGATGGTGCCGCTGTGGTCCACGGTCAGGCTGCGCGGGCTGGACGCCGACGAGCGGCTCGAGATCGTCGAACGGCTCCGCGGCGACCGCACCCTCGCCTCCTTCGCGAGCGAGATCGCCACCGCGAAGGCCCACGTCACCACCCAGACGGACATGGCGGCAGCGTTCGGCATGGTCGACGCCTTTCCGCCCGACCTCCAGGCGGTCATCCGCCCCTACCTCACGCACACGAGCGGCGCGAAGACCGCGAACGGCACCGCGAGCGCGACCGTCGACCTGATCCGCACCGTGCTCGACGGACGCGACATCGTGGTCGCAGGGCAGGTGCTGCTGGATGGCGAGATCGAGCTGGGAGGCATGCCCTGGCGCGGCGTGCTCGGAGTGCCCGTGGCCGTCGGGCCCGAGGGGTGGACCCGCGTGATGCTCGACGACCTCGCCCCCGACGAGTCCCGGCTGCTCTGGGAGGTCGGTCAGGCGATCAACGAGGCCATCGTCGCGTGGGGAGGTGGCCGATGAGCACCCTCACTCGGCGCTGGTTCGCGTTCGTCACCGTCGAGGACCGCTCCGGCGCCTCGACGGCCTTGACCGGGGTGTTCTCCGAGCGAGGCGTCAGCTTCGGATCGATCTCCACGCTCGACGTGCACGACGGCATGGGCACCCTGTCCGTGGAGTTCGCCGCCTCCGAGCGGCTGGCACACGTGCTGGTGCGCACACTCGCGCGACTGTCGGTGGTCCGCGACGCCACGCTCGTGGCCGCCGACGACTCCCGCGTCAGGGCCGTCGCGATGCTCACCGGCGGCACCGGCGACGAGGCGCTGCCCGCCGAGGCTGATGTGCATCGCCACGGCGAGGGGCCGGACGCCACCACGATCGTCATGGGTCGCCTGTCAGCCGTCGAGGCCGCCGTCGCGACCATGCGCGGCTCGGGATGCGCAGTCGAGGCGATCACGGTGCTGCCTCCGCGCTGACCCTCCCGGCACCGCATGCACAGGCGTCCCCGACGGGTGGCATGGCCGACACGTTGCGGGTCCGTGGCCGTCGTCGCCGGCGGGCCGGGTCGGTCCGGTCAGAGACCGGCGATGAAGGCGCGGAGCAGCCGCAGGCTCGCATACACCGCCGCCGGCCCACGCTCCTGCATCTCCGCGCGGAACTCGGGGACGCTCACGCCGATCTCCCGCAGCTCCACCATGTTCCCGATCACCCAGCGCTCGAAGGTCGCCGGGTCCACCTCCGGGTGGAATTGGACCGCCAGAGACCTGCCGTAGGAGAACGCATGCACCGGGACCTCGTCGGTCGAGGCGAGCAGCACCGCGCCGGACGGCAGCTCCGCCTCGTCGCCATGCCACACGAACATCGGCGCGCTCGCGACGCGCCGCAACGGGCCGACGAGCCCTACCGACGTGGGACGGATGTGCTTCCAGCCCAGCTCGAAGGTGCCCTTGCCGACGCGGGCGCCGAGCGCGGCCGCCATCAGCTGCAGCCCCAGGCACACGCCGAGCGTCGGCTGGTCGGCGTCGAGCCTGTCCTTGATCAGGGCGATCTCCTGCGTGACGGTGGGATAGTCCGCGGCGTCCTCCACCCCGATCGGGCCGCCGAGCACGATCCCCAGGTCGGCGGTCCTGAACGGCGACAGGTCGTCGACGCCGGCCTCGAGGTATCGCACCTCGTAGCCGAGCCTCGGCAGCTCGGCCTCCCAGCATCCGAGATCCTCGAACGCGACGTGCCTGATGACGACACAGGTCTGCAGCGCCAACCTCGACCTCTCAACCTCTCCGGAAAGCGTCGGCGAGGCGCATGCGCCCGCCCGTGTTCAGCACCGCGCCCGCGTAGACGCGGCCGCCCACCCACACCAGCACAGGGATCGCCACCAGGCAGATCACCACGGCCGCCACCACCTCGACGACGCTGATCGAGCCGAAGGCCATCCGCATCGGCACCATGAACGGCGCGAAGAACGGGATCTGCGTGAGCACCTTCGTGATGGTGGCGTCGGGCAGGTTCGGCACCAGGTAGATCGCCAGGTACAGCGGCGCGAGCATCACGAACATCAGCGGCGTGGAGACCGACCCGACGTCCTCCTGCCTCGACACGAGCGAGGCGAGCCCCCCGAACAGGACCGTGAAGAGCGAGAATCCCAACACGAACCACACGGCGAAGTTCACCAGGATCGTGCCGACGCTGACGCTCAGGCTCCCGAGGAGGTCCAGGTGCAGGGCGCCGAACAGGAGCGCGACGATCAGGGCGCCCGCCTGCGCGAGTGCGAACAGTCCCACGCCCAGGACCTTGCCGCCGAGCAGCGTCCAAGGCTTCACCGTCGCGAGCAGGATCTCCACCACGCGCGATGCCTTCTCCTCGACCACGCCCAGCATGATCACGGAGGCGCTCTGGATCAGCACGAAGAACAGCAGCATCACCACGATGAAGCCGGAGAAGAACTTCGCCGAGTCGAAGCCCGCGGCGGCGCTCAGCGGGGTCACGGTGGGCGTCGCGGCCGCGAGCGCCTGCGCCACGGAGGCCGGGTCCCCGCCCAGGTCCGTCACCTGCGCCGCGAGCGCTGCGGACCGGACAGCTGCCTGCACCACGGGGACGATCGAGTCGCCCGCCGTGTCGACGTACAGGTCGGGCTGCGTGGGCGCGCCGGTGAGGATCGCGCTGACGCCGTCCGGCAGCGTCGTGGTGTCAGGGGCGTCGACCGTCTGCACGGTGACCGTGAGGCCCTGTGCTGCGGCGGCTGACTCGAGGTAGGGCACGAGCGCGGCCGTCTCGCCCGAGGCGACCTGCACCACGGGCGCGGGACCGTCGGAGGACAGGAAGGGCTTCGCGATCAGGGCGCCGGCCACGATCAGCACGATCAGGACGGACGAGGCGACGACGTTCGCGCGCGAGCCGACGCGCACCACGAACTCCCGCCTCGCGATCAGCCACATCATGCGGGCACCTCCGAGGGTTCGAGCATCACGTCGCGGAAGAGCTCGGTGAGGGTGGGCCTGCTCGGGGTGAACGCGCGCACCGTTCCTGCCGCGAGCGCCGCCGCGAGCACCGTCTGCGCAGCAGCCGCGTCCGGAGCCTCGACGAGCCACGCGCCCTCCGCGACCGGCTCGACCCGGGTCTCGCCGTCGGCGGCGGGGGCCCAGGCCGGGGGAAGCTCCGCCTCGAGCGTCCAGCGCGGGCGGGCGGTGGCGGTGAGCGAGTCGACGGTGCCGCACGCGACGAGGCGCCCGGAGCGGATGATCCCGACTCGGTCGCACAGACGCTCCACCAGTTCGAGCTGATGCGAGGAGAAGATGACAGGCACCCCGCGCTCCGCCTGGCCGCGCAGCACCTCGCTCATGACCCCGACCGCGACCGGGTCGAGTCCGGAGAAGGGCTCGTCGAGCACGAGGATGTCGGGCCCGTGGACCAGCGCGGACGCCAGCTGCACCCGCTGCTGGTTGCCGAGCGAGAGCTTCTCGACGGCGTCACCGCGCCTGTCGGCCACCCCGAGCACCTCGGTCCAGTGATCCATGGCCTGCGTGGCTGCGGCGATCGACAGTCCGTGGAGCCGCGCAAGGTAGACGAGCTGCTCGCCGACCTTCATGCGGGGGTAGAGACCGCGCTCCTCCGGCATGTAGCCGATGCGGCGCCGCACGTCGGGTCCGACAGGGGCGCCGTCCCAGGACACCGCGCCGGCATCCGAGCTCAGCACCCCGAGCACGATGCGCATCGCGGTGGTCTTGCCGGCGCCGTTCGCGCCGACGAAGCCGAAGAGCTCTCCTGCAGCGACCTGGAACGAGACCCCGTCGAGCGCGCGCACTTCCCCGAAGGACTTGACGAGCCCATCGAGGACGAGCGAGGGCATCCCGCCCGCCTCAGCCGGCCTGGTAAGGGCTGACGACCACGTCGACGCGCTGGAACTCCTTGAGGTCGGAGTACCCGGTGGTGGCCATCGAGCGGCGCAGCGCGCCCATGATGTTGGTGGTGCCGTCGGCGCGGGTGCCCGGGCCGAACAGGACCTCCTCGAGGGTGCCGGTGGTGCCCACCCGCACGCGCTCGCCGCGCGGCAGGGCCGAGTGGTACGACTCGGGGCCCCAGTGGTACCCGGCGCCAGGCGCCTCGGCTGCGCGCGCCAGGGCCGCGCCCAGCATGATCGCATCCGCGCCGCAGGCGATGGCCTTCACCATGTCTCCCGAGCGCCCCAGGCCACCGTCCGCGATGACGTGCACGTACCGACCACCGGACTCGTCGAGGTAGTCGCGGCGCGCGGCCGCCACGTCGGCCACCGCGGTCGCCATGGGGGCGTGGATGCCGAGCGTGGTGCGCGTGGTCTGCGCCGCGCCGCCTCCGAACCCGACGAGCACGCCCGCCGCGCCGGTGCGCATCAGGTGGAGCGCCGCCTGGTAGGTCGATGCTCCGCCGACGATGACCGGCACGTCGAGGTCGTAGATGAACTTCTTGAGGTTGAGCGGCTCGACCTCGGCCGACACGTGCTCCGCGGACACGGTGGTGCCCCGGATGACGAACAGGTCGACGCCGGCCTTCAGCACCGTCTCGTAATGCTCCTGGGTGCGCTGGGGGCTGAGCGCTCCTGCGACGGTCACGCCCGCCGCGCGGATCTCCTGCAGCCGCTGGACGATCAGCTCGTCCTTGATGGGCTCCTGGTAGATCTCCTGCATCCGCAGCGTCGCGGCGTCCATGGACAGGGTCGCGATCTCGTCGAGCAGTGCCGCCGGGTCGTCGTACCTGGTCCACAGGCCCTCGAGGTCGAGGACGCCGAGCCCGCCATGCTGCCCGAGAGCGATCGCGGTCGCCGGTGACATCACGGAGTCCATGGGGGCTCCGATGACCGGGATCTCGAACCGGAAGGCGTCGATCTGCCAGGCCAGGCTGACCTGCCGCGGATCGCGCGTTCGTCGGGACGGGACCACCGCCACGTCGTCGAAGCTGTATGCACGGCGGCCGCGCTTGCCGCGCCCGATCTCCATCTCGTTGCTCACCGTCCCAGCCTAGCGGTGGAGCCGACGTTCGCCGGAGGCCACCGGCCCGGGTCTCGCACCAGGGCCGATGCGGCGGACCTGTGGACAGGGGACCGTCGGCGCGCGCCGATGTCGGAAGACCGTGAAAGGGTGGGCACCATGACTTGGCTCGACGAGACGATGGTGGGATTCGACACGGAGACGACGGGGGTGTCCACGGCGAACGACCGCATCGTCACCGCCGCGATCATCACGCGGCGGGCGGGCGAGGAGCCGCGGACGCGCACCTGGCTCATCAACCCCGGCGTCGAGATCCCTGCGCGGGCGATCGAGGTGCATGGCATCACCAACGAGAAGGCGCGTGCGGAGGGCATGGACCCCGCACAAGGTCTCGAGGAGATCGCGACCGCGCTCGCCGAACCGCTCGCCGCAGGCATCCCCGTGGTCGGCTTCAACGCCCAGTACGACCTCAGCATCCTCGAGGCAGAGCTCGCCCGGCACGGCCTGGCGTCGCTCGCCTCACGGCTGCCTCGGGGGATCCGCCCGATCGTCGACCCGCTGGTGATCGACCGGTTCCTTGACCGGTACCGCAAGGGCGGCCGCAAGCTCATCGACATGTGCCGCATCTACGCGGTCCCGGTCGTCGCTGACGATCTTCATGCCGCAGACGCCGACGTGCTCGCCACGCTCGACCTGCTGCCCGCCATGGCGCACCTGCACCCGACGCTGGCCCAGGTCGCCTTGGACGACCTGCACGACCAGCAGATCGAGGCGCACCGGGTGTGGGCCACCCGCTTTGCAGCATTCCTGAAGTCGAAGGGCGAGACGGACGACCTCCCGAGCCCGCTCTGGCCCGTGTCGGCTGCCGACCCGGAGCCGCAGCCGCAGCCCGAACCGGAGCTCGACGCCCTCTTCTAGGAGGCGGCCGCGTCGACGGCGGGCTGTCCCCCACACCTGCCGTGCGCCAAGCTCACGGAGCCGAACGACCGGCGCGAGACCCCGCACGCCGGATGCACGGATCACCCTTCTCCCAGGCGTAGCCTGACCTGACAGGTATCAGGAGGTTGCAATGGCGCACCCCGAGTCCCCGGTACTGCCGCAGGCTGCCGGTCCGCTCGCCGACGCGTTGGCCCAGCTGCACAAGGCGGCCGCCACGCTCGAGATCTCAGACGGTCTTCACCAGCTTCTCGCGTCACCCCGCCGCGAGCTCGCCGTGAGCATCCCGCTCCGGCGGGACGACGGGACGCTCGCGCTCTACTCGGGCTTCCGCGTCCAGCACAACTTCACCCGCGGACCCGCCAAGGGCGGTCTGCGCTACGCGCCTTCGGTCGACCTGGACGAGGTCCGCGCGCTCGCGATGTGGATGACCTGGAAGTGCGCGCTCGTCGACGTGCCCTACGGCGGCGCCAAGGGCGGCGTCGCGATCGACCCGCGCGAGCACAGCAAGTCCGAGCTGGAGCGGGTGACGCGGCGCTACACCACCGAGATCCTGCCGATCATCGGCCCCGAGGTGGACATCCCCGCCCCCGACGTCGGCACCGACGAGCAGACGATGGCGTGGATCATGGACACGTACTCGGTCGCCCGTGGATACACGGTGACCGGCGTCGTGACGGGCAAGCCCCTCAGCCTGGGCGGCTCCCAGGGACGCGCGCAGGCCACGTCCCGAGGCGTCGCGCACATCGCGCTGATGGCGATGGCGAGCCGCGGCATCGACCCCAACCACGCGACAGCTGCCGTGCAGGGCTTCGGCAAGGTGGGCCACGGTGCCGCGAGGTTCCTCGCCGAGGCCGGCGTCAGGGTGCGTGCGGTGAGCGATGTGGACGGCGCCGTGTACGCGCACGACGGTCTCGACATCGCGCGGCTCGCCGAGCACGTGGACCGTACCGGCTCGGTCGCGGGCTTCGACAGCGCGGAGGCCATCGATCCCGGCTCCGTGCTCACGCTGGACGTCGACGTCGTCGTCCCTGCCGCGGTGGAGGGCGTGCTAACCGAGGACAACGCGTCCAAGGTCCAGGCGCGCATCGTCGTCGAAGGTGCGAACGGCCCCACCACGGAGGCCGCGGACGCGATCCTCAAGGACCGCGACATCCTGGTGGTGCCGGACATCCTCGCGAACGCGGGCGGCGTCGTCGTCTCCTACTTCGAGTGGGTGCAGGCGAACCAGGCCTATCAGTGGACCGAGCGCGAGGTGAACGACCGGCTCGAGGAGCGGATGGCGAAGGCGTGGCACGACGTCGTGGCCCACTCAGGGGCGCACGGCATGACGTATCGGGAGTCGGCCACCGTCCTGGCCGTCGAACGCGTCGTGGAGGCGCATCGCCTACGCGGTCTGTACCCGTGATCGCGCGCCTCTGGGCCTGAGCCGACGCGCTGGGCGCACCGCCCGGCACGTCAGCTGAGCAGGAACCTCACCAGCATCGCGAGCGACACGGCGACGATGAGCCCGCGCAGCACGAGCGGATTCGCCCTGAGCAGCAGGTGCGAGCCGATCCACGCACCCGCGAGCTGACCGAGCGCCATGACTGAGCCCACGAGCCACACCACCTTGCCCGCGGCGACGAACACCGCCAGCGCAGCCAGGTTGGTGGCGAAGTTGAGCGTCTTCGCGAGGGCGGTCGAGCGGCGCAGGTCGAAGCCCCGCAGCGCGACCCCCCCGAGCGCGAACAGGGAGCCCGTGCCTGGCCCGAAGGCGCCGTCGTACGCACCGATCAGGGGCACCACGCCGCCCACGTACGCACGCCGGGTCAGGCGTGCGCGGGGCGGTGGCAGGTGCGCATCCCGCACCAGCAGGAAGTATGCGGCGACGCCCACAAGCACGATCGGGATGACGACCTGCAGGGCCTCGGGGTCGATGAACAGCACCGCCACGGACCCGATCGCGGACCCTGCGAACGCCACGAGCATGGGTCCTCGCACGTCGCGCCATGCGACGCCGTGCTTACGGATGACCTGCACGGTGGCGGTGAGGGTGCCGAAGGACCCCTGCAGCTTGTTGGTGCCGAGCGCCTGCACGGGGGGAACGCCGGCGAGCAGCAGCGCAGGCAGGGTGATCAGCCCTCCCCCACCGGCGAGGGTGTCGAGCAGCCCCGCACCGAACGCCACGAGCACCAGCAGTGCGAGCATGCGCCCGCTCACGTGCAGCGACGATCCAGCTCCGGATGCGGCCTCCGTCGTCGCCGCGGCGACGTGCAGGGCGCCGCCGACGAAGCCGACCGTGGTCAGCTCTTGCCGGAGTAGTTCGGCGCCTCGACCGTGATCTGCACGTCGTGCGGGTGGCTCTCCTTGAGGCCCGCAGGCGTGATGCGCACGAACTTGCCCTTGGCCTGCAGCTCGGGGATGGTGCGGGCTCCGACGTAGAACATGGACTGGCCCAGGCCGCCGACGAGCTGACGGACCACCGACGACAGCGGGCCCTTGTAGGGCACCCGCCCCTCGATGCCCTCGGGGATCAGGTCGTCGTCGCTGGGCGCATCGGCCTGGAAGTAGCGGTCCTTGGAGTAGGAGACACGACCGCGCGAGGCCATGGCGCCCATGGAGCCCATGCCGCGATAGGTCTTGAACTGCTTGCCGTTGACCAGCACCAGGTCGCCGGGGGTCTCGCTGACGCCGGCGAAAAGGGAGCCGAGCATCACGGACGAGGCACCGGCGACGAGCGCCTTGGCGATGTCGCCGGAGTACTGGAGACCACCGTCGGCGATCACGGGCACGCCCGCGGGCCGGGCGGCGAGCGATGCCTCGTACACCGCGCTGACCTGCGGGACGCCGACGCCCGCGACCACGCGGGTGGTGCAGATCGATCCAGGACCGACCCCCACCTTGACGGCGTCGACGCCCGCGTCGACCAGCGCCTTGGCGCCCGCCCGCGTGGCGACGTTGCCGCCGATCACCTGCACGTGACGGGTGGCCGGGTCGGACTTGAGACGCTTGATCATGTCGATCATCGCCTGAGCATGGCCGTGGGCGGTGTCGACCACGAGCGCGTCCACGTCGGCGTCGACGAGCGCGGTCGCACGCTCCCAGGCGTCGCCATAGAAGCCGACGGCGGCGGCCACGCGAAGTCGCCCCTCGGAGTCCTTGGTGGCGTGCGGGTACTTCTCGGTCTTGACGAAGTCCTTGACGGT
This genomic window contains:
- a CDS encoding Glu/Leu/Phe/Val family dehydrogenase; translated protein: MAHPESPVLPQAAGPLADALAQLHKAAATLEISDGLHQLLASPRRELAVSIPLRRDDGTLALYSGFRVQHNFTRGPAKGGLRYAPSVDLDEVRALAMWMTWKCALVDVPYGGAKGGVAIDPREHSKSELERVTRRYTTEILPIIGPEVDIPAPDVGTDEQTMAWIMDTYSVARGYTVTGVVTGKPLSLGGSQGRAQATSRGVAHIALMAMASRGIDPNHATAAVQGFGKVGHGAARFLAEAGVRVRAVSDVDGAVYAHDGLDIARLAEHVDRTGSVAGFDSAEAIDPGSVLTLDVDVVVPAAVEGVLTEDNASKVQARIVVEGANGPTTEAADAILKDRDILVVPDILANAGGVVVSYFEWVQANQAYQWTEREVNDRLEERMAKAWHDVVAHSGAHGMTYRESATVLAVERVVEAHRLRGLYP
- a CDS encoding NAD(P)-dependent alcohol dehydrogenase, with translation MKAVRFTEWKTKPSLREVPRPKPAPGEVLLKVAGAGACHSDVAVYEQFDETTAGPQLAPEYTLGHETAGWIEEVGEGVLGLTKGDAYLVYGPIGCGHCAACSRGQDTYCENAAKTPFLASGLGKDGGMAEYMTVPARNLVPLGDADPVAAAPLADAGLTPYHAIKLALHKLQGGGKTALVIGLGGLGQIAVQILKATTAATVIATDMKPEAMALAASRGAVTVEGGEGQADRIRELTEGRGVDAVFDFVGLTPTIQLAQKVVGKQGRITVVGIAGGPVSWDFYSNPYEAELTNTYWGTIEELHELAALYRAGHIEVDVTRFSLDDALLAYEHLENGTLLGRAVVVPHLDDATTASLQALADRMPAGV
- a CDS encoding exonuclease domain-containing protein, with amino-acid sequence MTWLDETMVGFDTETTGVSTANDRIVTAAIITRRAGEEPRTRTWLINPGVEIPARAIEVHGITNEKARAEGMDPAQGLEEIATALAEPLAAGIPVVGFNAQYDLSILEAELARHGLASLASRLPRGIRPIVDPLVIDRFLDRYRKGGRKLIDMCRIYAVPVVADDLHAADADVLATLDLLPAMAHLHPTLAQVALDDLHDQQIEAHRVWATRFAAFLKSKGETDDLPSPLWPVSAADPEPQPQPEPELDALF
- a CDS encoding glutamine amidotransferase-related protein — protein: MALQTCVVIRHVAFEDLGCWEAELPRLGYEVRYLEAGVDDLSPFRTADLGIVLGGPIGVEDAADYPTVTQEIALIKDRLDADQPTLGVCLGLQLMAAALGARVGKGTFELGWKHIRPTSVGLVGPLRRVASAPMFVWHGDEAELPSGAVLLASTDEVPVHAFSYGRSLAVQFHPEVDPATFERWVIGNMVELREIGVSVPEFRAEMQERGPAAVYASLRLLRAFIAGL
- a CDS encoding GuaB3 family IMP dehydrogenase-related protein, whose protein sequence is MSNEMEIGRGKRGRRAYSFDDVAVVPSRRTRDPRQVSLAWQIDAFRFEIPVIGAPMDSVMSPATAIALGQHGGLGVLDLEGLWTRYDDPAALLDEIATLSMDAATLRMQEIYQEPIKDELIVQRLQEIRAAGVTVAGALSPQRTQEHYETVLKAGVDLFVIRGTTVSAEHVSAEVEPLNLKKFIYDLDVPVIVGGASTYQAALHLMRTGAAGVLVGFGGGAAQTTRTTLGIHAPMATAVADVAAARRDYLDESGGRYVHVIADGGLGRSGDMVKAIACGADAIMLGAALARAAEAPGAGYHWGPESYHSALPRGERVRVGTTGTLEEVLFGPGTRADGTTNIMGALRRSMATTGYSDLKEFQRVDVVVSPYQAG
- a CDS encoding ABC transporter ATP-binding protein; protein product: MPSLVLDGLVKSFGEVRALDGVSFQVAAGELFGFVGANGAGKTTAMRIVLGVLSSDAGAVSWDGAPVGPDVRRRIGYMPEERGLYPRMKVGEQLVYLARLHGLSIAAATQAMDHWTEVLGVADRRGDAVEKLSLGNQQRVQLASALVHGPDILVLDEPFSGLDPVAVGVMSEVLRGQAERGVPVIFSSHQLELVERLCDRVGIIRSGRLVACGTVDSLTATARPRWTLEAELPPAWAPAADGETRVEPVAEGAWLVEAPDAAAAQTVLAAALAAGTVRAFTPSRPTLTELFRDVMLEPSEVPA
- a CDS encoding TSUP family transporter, yielding MSGRMLALLVLVAFGAGLLDTLAGGGGLITLPALLLAGVPPVQALGTNKLQGSFGTLTATVQVIRKHGVAWRDVRGPMLVAFAGSAIGSVAVLFIDPEALQVVIPIVLVGVAAYFLLVRDAHLPPPRARLTRRAYVGGVVPLIGAYDGAFGPGTGSLFALGGVALRGFDLRRSTALAKTLNFATNLAALAVFVAAGKVVWLVGSVMALGQLAGAWIGSHLLLRANPLVLRGLIVAVSLAMLVRFLLS
- a CDS encoding ABC transporter permease, with amino-acid sequence MMWLIARREFVVRVGSRANVVASSVLIVLIVAGALIAKPFLSSDGPAPVVQVASGETAALVPYLESAAAAQGLTVTVQTVDAPDTTTLPDGVSAILTGAPTQPDLYVDTAGDSIVPVVQAAVRSAALAAQVTDLGGDPASVAQALAAATPTVTPLSAAAGFDSAKFFSGFIVVMLLFFVLIQSASVIMLGVVEEKASRVVEILLATVKPWTLLGGKVLGVGLFALAQAGALIVALLFGALHLDLLGSLSVSVGTILVNFAVWFVLGFSLFTVLFGGLASLVSRQEDVGSVSTPLMFVMLAPLYLAIYLVPNLPDATITKVLTQIPFFAPFMVPMRMAFGSISVVEVVAAVVICLVAIPVLVWVGGRVYAGAVLNTGGRMRLADAFRRG
- a CDS encoding lactate/malate family dehydrogenase, coding for MDVAIIGATGDVGRAVCSDLIEHGELGAGSRLQLVGRAGGSSEAAVHGLRVDLIDAYDEKAPHIDVATSPDDVVADVVVVAAGRTIPTGTGQTIDRDRLAADNRIVFEQYADSLARHGSGHEVVIVVSNPVELAVEVFARRLGHHRVIGMGAWLDTLRFRREIAATLGIRRQRVSGFVAGQHGDRMVPLWSTVRLRGLDADERLEIVERLRGDRTLASFASEIATAKAHVTTQTDMAAAFGMVDAFPPDLQAVIRPYLTHTSGAKTANGTASATVDLIRTVLDGRDIVVAGQVLLDGEIELGGMPWRGVLGVPVAVGPEGWTRVMLDDLAPDESRLLWEVGQAINEAIVAWGGGR
- the guaB gene encoding IMP dehydrogenase, which gives rise to MALAEHDPFGYTGLTYDDVLLLPGESDVIPSEVDTTTRLTREISIKVPLLSAAMDTVTEARLAIALARLGGIGVLHRNLSIDDQAQQVVTVKRSESGMITDPVTVGPEATLAELDALCARYRVSGLPVVDEDNRLLGIITNRDMRFINPSDYARLLVKDQMTPMPLITAPEGVSNEDAARLLGQHRVEKLPLVDADGRLTGLITVKDFVKTEKYPHATKDSEGRLRVAAAVGFYGDAWERATALVDADVDALVVDTAHGHAQAMIDMIKRLKSDPATRHVQVIGGNVATRAGAKALVDAGVDAVKVGVGPGSICTTRVVAGVGVPQVSAVYEASLAARPAGVPVIADGGLQYSGDIAKALVAGASSVMLGSLFAGVSETPGDLVLVNGKQFKTYRGMGSMGAMASRGRVSYSKDRYFQADAPSDDDLIPEGIEGRVPYKGPLSSVVRQLVGGLGQSMFYVGARTIPELQAKGKFVRITPAGLKESHPHDVQITVEAPNYSGKS